A genomic stretch from Pararhizobium sp. IMCC21322 includes:
- the secG gene encoding preprotein translocase subunit SecG: MSAVIIVIHLMVVLSMIAVILLQRSEGGALGIGGGGGGGGGNFMTGRGAANALSRATTFLAIGFFATSIALSIIANVENTSGSILDTIPGSEELGGTGNGILDALPGALPETPAESAVPSAPISE, encoded by the coding sequence ATGTCCGCAGTTATAATCGTTATCCATCTGATGGTCGTTCTTTCAATGATCGCCGTAATACTCCTTCAGCGTTCCGAAGGCGGTGCACTTGGCATCGGCGGCGGTGGCGGCGGAGGTGGCGGTAATTTCATGACCGGCCGAGGCGCAGCGAATGCGCTCAGCCGCGCAACCACATTTCTAGCTATCGGTTTCTTTGCCACATCAATTGCGTTGTCGATTATCGCAAATGTGGAAAATACCTCCGGCTCTATTCTCGACACCATTCCAGGTTCCGAGGAATTGGGCGGTACTGGCAACGGTATTCTGGATGCACTTCCCGGTGCATTGCCAGAGACACCTGCTGAGTCAGCGGTTCCATCTGCTCCTATCTCGGAATAG
- a CDS encoding VOC family protein, with protein sequence MDPAPTSIDHLVLPVRDLDLARARYEALGFHVAADAQHPFGTENACIFLQDGTYLEPLGVADRTLAEIEARKGNPFLRRDQAYRFRVDDEGLSMVAMRSRNAAADLKTFSELGFAFGELFPFSRTAETLDGPIKIGVELAFAADDRAPDATFFACERMNMDALWSPERTAHENGVIGLSAVLMSEENPTDFQYLLQAATGMRDFASSSNGLSFHMEGADIFCFTPTAMQQLFAIPCARSERGARFEGAVFICRSVRELKAHLEAGGIECFDHLGRLIVPAAPGQGVPFIFEESSQ encoded by the coding sequence ATGGACCCCGCGCCAACCTCTATTGACCATCTTGTGTTGCCTGTGCGCGATCTTGATTTGGCACGTGCCAGATATGAGGCACTTGGGTTTCATGTTGCTGCTGACGCCCAACATCCTTTTGGCACCGAAAATGCCTGCATTTTCCTGCAAGACGGCACCTATCTGGAGCCTTTGGGCGTTGCGGACCGGACATTGGCAGAAATCGAGGCCCGAAAGGGCAATCCGTTTTTACGGCGTGATCAGGCCTACCGGTTCCGTGTTGACGATGAAGGACTGTCCATGGTGGCGATGCGGTCCAGGAACGCAGCCGCCGATCTGAAGACTTTTTCAGAGCTTGGTTTCGCGTTTGGTGAACTGTTTCCGTTTTCACGGACCGCTGAAACCCTCGATGGTCCCATCAAAATTGGCGTGGAGCTTGCGTTTGCCGCCGATGATCGCGCGCCGGATGCGACTTTCTTTGCTTGTGAACGTATGAACATGGATGCTCTTTGGTCGCCAGAGCGAACAGCTCACGAAAATGGCGTCATCGGCCTGTCAGCGGTTCTGATGTCCGAAGAAAACCCCACTGATTTCCAGTATCTCCTGCAGGCGGCAACCGGGATGCGCGATTTTGCATCTTCCTCAAACGGCCTGTCTTTCCACATGGAAGGTGCGGACATTTTCTGTTTCACACCAACTGCAATGCAACAACTGTTTGCCATTCCATGCGCAAGATCGGAGCGCGGCGCACGCTTTGAAGGGGCTGTTTTCATATGCAGGTCTGTTCGGGAACTCAAGGCGCACCTGGAAGCTGGCGGCATTGAGTGCTTTGATCATCTGGGTCGCCTCATAGTTCCCGCAGCTCCCGGGCAGGGCGTGCCATTCATTTTTGAAGAGAGTTCGCAATGA
- a CDS encoding DEAD/DEAH box helicase, with product MTFESLGLDRPILNALADEGYTQPTPIQAKAIPVIMQGRDVVGIAQTGTGKTAAFTLPLLHRLMKNKIKVQPNSVRVLVLSPTRELASQIEKAVRSYGAKLPLKSATVMGGVSMRPQRQKLAQGVDILVATPGRLLDLIDQKALDLKRVETLVLDEADQMLDIGFLPAIRKVIAMVPKDRQMLLFSATMPKEIRALSKQHLKDPVEISVTPVATTAERIDQRVMHVQQPSKMFVTSKMLKERVGEQTIVFTRTKRGADKVAKRLVADGIDAAAIHGNKSQNQREKALAAFRTGRLPVLIATDIAARGIDVPGVNLIVNFDLPEVAEVYVHRIGRTARAGAAGQAIALCAPEERKLLRAVERLTNQEIQVIAAPEGVAAVDMNEPPATERKTGRPNKPNRNKRPKQNFGRRPAAKSRSRSGQRQASATG from the coding sequence GTGACATTTGAATCCCTCGGCCTTGATCGGCCGATACTGAATGCGCTTGCCGATGAAGGCTACACGCAACCAACTCCTATTCAAGCCAAAGCCATCCCTGTGATTATGCAAGGCCGCGACGTGGTCGGCATTGCTCAGACCGGCACCGGCAAAACAGCGGCGTTTACGCTGCCCTTGCTGCACCGCTTGATGAAAAACAAAATCAAGGTGCAACCGAACAGTGTCCGCGTACTGGTTTTATCGCCAACGCGTGAACTTGCGTCACAGATTGAAAAAGCTGTGCGCAGCTACGGTGCCAAACTGCCGCTTAAAAGTGCGACAGTTATGGGCGGCGTTTCCATGCGCCCACAACGACAGAAACTTGCTCAAGGTGTGGACATTCTAGTTGCAACACCTGGTCGCTTGCTGGATCTCATTGATCAAAAAGCGCTTGATCTGAAGCGGGTTGAGACGCTGGTTCTGGACGAAGCGGATCAGATGCTTGATATCGGGTTCCTTCCCGCTATCCGCAAAGTCATCGCCATGGTCCCAAAAGACCGGCAGATGCTGTTGTTCTCTGCAACAATGCCAAAAGAAATTCGGGCGTTGAGCAAACAACATCTCAAGGATCCAGTCGAGATTTCCGTTACGCCTGTTGCCACAACGGCTGAGCGCATTGATCAACGCGTCATGCATGTCCAGCAACCATCAAAGATGTTTGTCACAAGCAAGATGCTTAAAGAACGTGTGGGCGAACAGACTATCGTTTTCACCCGTACAAAACGCGGTGCCGACAAAGTCGCCAAACGTCTGGTTGCAGATGGAATTGATGCTGCTGCCATTCATGGCAACAAATCCCAGAACCAGCGTGAAAAAGCGCTGGCTGCCTTCCGCACAGGCAGGCTGCCGGTTCTCATTGCAACAGATATTGCAGCTCGGGGCATTGATGTGCCCGGCGTCAATCTGATCGTGAATTTTGATCTGCCGGAAGTGGCTGAAGTTTATGTTCATCGTATCGGTCGTACCGCTCGAGCCGGTGCTGCTGGACAGGCGATTGCACTCTGCGCACCGGAAGAACGCAAATTGTTGCGTGCGGTCGAGCGTCTGACCAATCAGGAAATCCAGGTGATTGCAGCTCCGGAAGGCGTTGCAGCGGTTGATATGAATGAGCCGCCTGCGACCGAACGCAAGACCGGACGGCCTAACAAGCCAAATCGCAACAAGCGACCAAAGCAGAATTTTGGTCGCCGCCCTGCGGCAAAATCGCGGTCGCGTTCCGGACAGCGACAGGCATCAGCCACCGGCTGA
- the tpiA gene encoding triose-phosphate isomerase, producing MMSSIKPLIAGNWKMNGLRSDMDEFAAMAQGYSSELAGKADAMICPPFTLIAALANHPDRGALAVGAQDCHTASSGAHTGDISGGMIADCGAKAVIVGHSERRQDHGETDALVAEKAKAVWDAGLTAIICVGETEAERRGGTTLAAVEQQLSGSVPQGATAQNSVIAYEPVWAIGTGLTPGIDDVAEVHGFMRSFLANNLGGEGTAMRLLYGGSVKPGNAAELMAVPHVNGALVGGASLKATDFLGIIRAVS from the coding sequence ATGATGAGTTCGATTAAGCCGTTGATTGCAGGCAATTGGAAAATGAATGGCTTGCGTTCAGATATGGACGAGTTTGCTGCAATGGCACAAGGTTACTCATCGGAACTAGCCGGAAAGGCGGATGCCATGATCTGCCCGCCTTTCACATTGATTGCGGCTTTGGCAAATCATCCTGATCGCGGAGCGTTGGCTGTGGGTGCGCAAGACTGCCACACAGCATCATCCGGTGCCCACACCGGCGATATATCAGGAGGCATGATCGCTGATTGCGGTGCAAAAGCTGTCATTGTCGGTCATTCTGAACGGCGCCAAGACCACGGCGAGACTGATGCATTGGTTGCTGAAAAGGCAAAAGCTGTTTGGGACGCCGGTTTGACGGCAATCATCTGCGTTGGTGAAACGGAAGCGGAAAGACGCGGTGGCACGACGCTTGCTGCTGTCGAACAACAATTATCTGGTTCCGTACCGCAAGGTGCAACCGCTCAGAATTCAGTCATAGCTTACGAGCCGGTCTGGGCCATTGGCACTGGCCTGACACCGGGAATAGACGATGTTGCAGAAGTTCACGGCTTCATGCGTTCCTTTTTGGCAAATAATCTCGGAGGCGAGGGCACTGCAATGCGGCTTCTCTACGGTGGATCTGTCAAACCCGGAAACGCCGCGGAATTAATGGCGGTACCTCATGTCAACGGTGCGCTCGTGGGTGGCGCCAGCCTGAAAGCAACAGATTTTCTGGGCATCATTCGCGCTGTTTCCTGA
- a CDS encoding SurA N-terminal domain-containing protein: MLNALRKSASTWVAKVLIGLLVLSFAIWGVNDFVGGINRTTIATVGDTTVSAERFDRALSIEISRLQRQIQQPVSLTQATAFGIPNQVISQLVTEAALDDVSTKLNLGVSDDKLRDDIGNNPSFRGPDGQFDRTFLQQILQSNNMTESEFVSDQRAFSERRQLAESVAGGISVPETLLKAVHAYRNEVRTIRAITLEPSDLPAIPSPSDEDLNTYFEENKADYRAPEYRSISLIHLTLEDVMDADAVSDDDARRIYDERADSFSEPEKRRVEQLVFPSKEEADAGKALLDAGTTWEALLEQRNVTAADIDLGLVAREDMIDTAIADAVFSLSNADISDVIEGRFGPVLARVTDIQAAATQPFEEVASQIKQEIARDQAIDQIFSVRDGVEDSIAGGASLREVAAANDLTLREVAAVSQNGLDESDTIISDLPLSSELLRGVYESEIGVENPPLEGDNEFIWYEVTDVTPDRDRTLDEVPARVRADWVRDETAKALDKLASDLVENLSSDTEFTSLAQARSKPIQTLDKITRLSGKEGLSAENIATVFEAKPDAFGFFTPADPTQRFVFQLTEASVPAFFREEQTTQQIAQAARPALENELLTQYVSELQSNLGVSLNQPLLTQMLAGTADQPYQ; encoded by the coding sequence ATGCTCAACGCGTTGCGGAAATCGGCCAGCACATGGGTGGCCAAAGTTCTGATCGGTCTTTTGGTACTCAGCTTTGCAATATGGGGCGTCAACGACTTTGTCGGCGGCATAAACCGAACTACAATTGCAACTGTCGGGGATACCACCGTCAGTGCGGAGCGGTTTGACCGCGCGCTCTCTATCGAGATTTCCCGCTTGCAGCGGCAAATTCAGCAGCCAGTGAGCCTGACACAGGCAACCGCCTTTGGCATTCCCAATCAGGTTATCTCGCAATTGGTAACCGAAGCTGCCCTCGATGATGTATCGACCAAGCTCAACCTTGGCGTTTCGGATGACAAGTTGCGGGATGATATTGGCAACAATCCGTCATTTCGTGGTCCGGACGGGCAATTTGACCGAACTTTCCTGCAGCAAATTCTGCAGTCGAATAATATGACCGAGTCTGAATTTGTTTCAGATCAGCGCGCGTTTTCAGAACGGCGGCAGCTTGCAGAAAGTGTTGCGGGCGGCATCAGTGTTCCTGAAACACTTTTGAAGGCCGTTCACGCGTACCGCAATGAAGTGCGCACCATTCGTGCGATCACTCTGGAACCGTCAGATCTACCCGCTATCCCAAGTCCGTCGGATGAAGATCTCAACACCTACTTTGAAGAAAACAAAGCGGACTATCGGGCGCCGGAATATCGTTCAATTTCGCTGATACACCTCACTCTGGAAGACGTGATGGATGCCGATGCAGTATCTGACGATGATGCAAGACGTATTTACGACGAACGGGCAGACAGCTTTTCAGAGCCTGAAAAACGCCGGGTTGAGCAATTGGTTTTTCCGTCGAAGGAAGAAGCGGATGCAGGCAAGGCTTTGCTGGACGCGGGCACCACTTGGGAAGCGCTTCTGGAACAACGTAATGTAACAGCTGCAGATATTGATTTAGGTCTTGTCGCTCGGGAAGACATGATTGATACGGCCATTGCCGATGCAGTGTTTTCACTCTCTAATGCTGACATCAGCGATGTTATCGAAGGTCGCTTTGGACCTGTTCTGGCGCGCGTTACCGACATTCAGGCCGCTGCCACACAGCCATTTGAAGAGGTTGCCTCCCAGATCAAACAGGAGATCGCACGAGACCAGGCAATTGACCAGATTTTCTCCGTTCGGGATGGGGTTGAAGACTCCATAGCCGGCGGCGCAAGCCTTAGGGAAGTTGCTGCCGCAAATGATCTGACGTTGCGGGAAGTTGCTGCCGTCAGTCAGAATGGTCTTGATGAAAGTGATACGATTATTTCTGATCTTCCCCTAAGCAGCGAATTGTTGCGGGGCGTTTATGAGTCTGAGATTGGCGTGGAAAATCCGCCGCTTGAAGGCGACAATGAATTTATCTGGTATGAAGTGACTGACGTTACGCCTGACCGTGATCGAACGCTTGATGAGGTCCCTGCCCGGGTGCGTGCCGACTGGGTGCGTGATGAGACTGCGAAAGCATTGGATAAGCTGGCTTCCGATCTGGTCGAAAACCTGTCTTCCGATACCGAGTTTACGTCACTTGCTCAGGCGCGCTCCAAACCTATTCAGACCCTTGACAAGATCACACGACTGAGCGGCAAAGAAGGTCTTTCAGCAGAAAACATTGCAACAGTGTTTGAAGCCAAGCCGGATGCCTTTGGCTTCTTTACGCCTGCAGATCCGACGCAGCGATTCGTGTTCCAGCTGACTGAAGCATCGGTTCCAGCGTTTTTTCGTGAAGAGCAGACCACTCAGCAAATTGCTCAGGCCGCAAGGCCCGCGCTTGAAAACGAGTTGCTGACCCAATATGTCTCCGAGTTGCAGAGCAATCTGGGTGTTTCGCTGAACCAGCCATTGCTGACCCAGATGCTGGCCGGAACTGCAGATCAACCGTACCAGTAA
- a CDS encoding CTP synthase, with protein MARYIFITGGVVSSLGKGLGSAALGALLQARGFKVRLRKLDPYLNVDPGTMSPYQHGEVFVTDDGAETDLDLGHYERFTQRPGNKQDNITTGRIYQEIIAKERRGDYLGATVQVIPHVTDAIKSFVMDSNEDYDFVLCEIGGTVGDIEALPFFEAIRQLGNDLPRGDAIYIHLTLMPFIPTAGELKTKPTQHSVKELRSIGIQPDILLVRADREIPSEERRKLSLFCNVRPSAVIQALDVKSIYDVPLSYHAEGLDAEVLAAFGIDDAPEPDLAAWEDISRTVKNPEGEVTIAIVGKYTGLKDAYKSLMEALAHGGIANAAKVNLEWIESEVFEKEDPAPFLEHVHGILVPGGFGERGTEGKIAAATFARERKIPYFGICLGMQMAVIEAARNLAGIKDAASSEFGPTGAPVVGLMTEWTIGNSLIRRSADGDLGGTMRLGAYDATLTKGSKIAEIYGTTSISERHRHRYEVNIDYREQLEEAGLDFAGLSPDGILPETVELPDHPWFIGVQYHPELKSRPLDPHPLFASFIAAAIEQSRLV; from the coding sequence ATGGCGCGATATATTTTCATAACCGGCGGCGTGGTGTCCTCCCTTGGTAAAGGTTTAGGTTCCGCAGCTCTTGGTGCCTTGTTGCAGGCCCGTGGCTTTAAAGTGCGGCTGCGCAAGCTCGACCCCTATCTCAATGTAGATCCGGGAACGATGAGTCCTTACCAGCATGGTGAGGTGTTCGTAACCGATGATGGTGCGGAAACCGATCTGGATCTGGGACATTATGAGCGTTTCACACAGCGCCCAGGCAACAAACAAGACAACATCACCACCGGTCGGATTTATCAGGAAATCATAGCCAAGGAACGGCGCGGCGATTATCTGGGCGCAACGGTCCAAGTGATTCCCCATGTCACAGATGCTATCAAAAGCTTCGTGATGGACAGCAATGAAGACTACGATTTCGTTCTGTGTGAAATTGGCGGCACAGTTGGCGATATTGAAGCGCTGCCGTTTTTCGAGGCAATTCGCCAGTTGGGCAATGATCTGCCGCGCGGCGACGCGATCTATATTCACCTGACATTGATGCCTTTCATTCCAACAGCGGGTGAGCTGAAAACCAAGCCGACTCAGCACTCGGTCAAGGAACTGCGATCCATCGGCATTCAACCGGACATTCTATTAGTTCGGGCAGACCGTGAAATTCCATCGGAAGAGCGTCGCAAACTGTCGCTATTCTGTAACGTCCGGCCGTCAGCCGTAATTCAGGCTCTGGATGTAAAATCCATCTACGATGTTCCATTGTCCTATCACGCAGAAGGACTGGACGCAGAAGTGTTGGCAGCCTTCGGCATCGACGATGCGCCGGAACCGGATTTGGCGGCTTGGGAAGATATTTCCAGGACTGTGAAGAACCCTGAGGGTGAAGTGACGATCGCAATCGTCGGCAAATACACCGGTCTCAAGGACGCTTACAAATCACTGATGGAAGCGCTCGCGCATGGCGGCATCGCCAATGCAGCGAAGGTCAATCTGGAATGGATTGAATCCGAAGTCTTTGAAAAGGAAGATCCTGCGCCTTTCCTGGAGCACGTCCACGGCATTCTGGTGCCAGGTGGTTTTGGAGAACGCGGAACAGAAGGCAAGATAGCCGCCGCCACCTTTGCCAGAGAACGCAAAATTCCCTATTTCGGAATCTGTCTTGGTATGCAGATGGCCGTCATTGAGGCGGCACGCAATCTGGCCGGTATTAAAGACGCCGCGTCTTCGGAATTCGGACCAACAGGCGCACCCGTTGTTGGGTTGATGACTGAATGGACCATTGGAAATTCTCTTATTCGCCGCAGTGCGGATGGAGATCTGGGCGGTACAATGCGGCTGGGCGCGTATGATGCAACATTGACCAAAGGGTCGAAGATTGCTGAAATTTACGGAACCACATCCATTTCAGAGCGCCACCGGCATCGCTACGAAGTCAATATTGACTATCGCGAACAACTGGAAGAAGCCGGGCTGGATTTTGCCGGATTATCTCCCGATGGCATATTGCCGGAAACGGTCGAATTGCCGGACCATCCCTGGTTCATCGGTGTGCAGTACCATCCCGAACTGAAGTCCCGTCCGCTTGATCCGCATCCCTTGTTTGCGTCTTTCATAGCCGCTGCTATAGAACAAAGCCGTCTCGTATAA